A genomic region of Prionailurus viverrinus isolate Anna chromosome D4, UM_Priviv_1.0, whole genome shotgun sequence contains the following coding sequences:
- the LOC125150794 gene encoding LOW QUALITY PROTEIN: 40S ribosomal protein S15-like (The sequence of the model RefSeq protein was modified relative to this genomic sequence to represent the inferred CDS: inserted 2 bases in 2 codons) — MAEGEQKEQRALCKFTYHDXDLGQLLGVSXEPLMQLYSTLQWQRLNWSLWGKHHSLLLSKAKKEAPFMRSPRWLRTHLWDMVILPEMGGVYNGKIFNQVEIKPKMIGHYLGEFSITYKPMKHGRPGMEATHSSSYILLK; from the exons ATGGCGGAAGGGGAGCAGAAGGAGCAGCGTGCTTTGTGTAAGTTCACCTACCATG ATGACCTTGGCCAGCTGCTAGGTGTGT CTGAGCCATTGATGCAGCTGTATAGCACCCTACAGTGGCAGAGGCTGAACTGGAGTCTATGGGGGAAGCATCACTCACTGCTGCTGTCCAAGGCCAAGAAGGAGGCTCCCTTCATGAGAAGCCCAAGGTGGTTAAGGACACACTTGTGGGACATGGTCATCCTGCCTGAGATGGGGGGTGTCTACAATGGCAAGATCTTCAACCAGGTTGAAATCAAGCCCAAGATGATTGGCCACTACCTGGGTGAGTTCTCCATCACCTACAAGCCCATGAAGCATGGCAGGCCTGGCATGGAGGCCACTCACTCCTCAAGCTACATCCTTCTCAAGTAG